The following proteins are encoded in a genomic region of Synechococcus sp. ROS8604:
- a CDS encoding glycosyltransferase family 2 protein, translating to MPFAACADRGNPGASPVDPQALLILIAHHPPAEHIQRLQSCLTDLSAEISYALVINDHIAGEPVEDLLPQAAMAIVQSANPGYGRAFNELWKRWCQTYGIPPLVAVLNTDLSWEPGCFEALIDWLKQHPTITAATPQLRFPDGQQQFLCKRNPTVLALLSRRFIPKRVKPSFLHRYDRLYTMRDQDYDQVFASSYLSGCCLWMRGWAVQAVQGFDPRFFLYFEDADITRRLAEIGPTVNFPWCTVTHHWGRGSYRNWKLTLVNLHSAWLYFCKWGLKLW from the coding sequence ATGCCGTTCGCAGCATGCGCTGATCGTGGGAATCCCGGCGCATCGCCAGTGGATCCGCAAGCGTTGCTGATCTTGATCGCCCACCATCCGCCGGCTGAGCACATCCAACGCCTTCAAAGCTGTCTCACTGACTTATCAGCTGAGATCTCATACGCCCTGGTGATTAATGATCACATCGCTGGTGAGCCAGTTGAAGATCTCTTGCCTCAGGCCGCCATGGCGATCGTGCAATCCGCGAACCCTGGTTACGGCAGGGCCTTTAACGAACTCTGGAAGCGCTGGTGCCAGACCTATGGCATCCCACCTCTGGTCGCCGTGCTCAACACCGATCTCTCCTGGGAGCCGGGTTGCTTCGAGGCACTCATCGATTGGCTGAAGCAACATCCAACAATCACTGCAGCAACGCCCCAGTTGAGGTTCCCTGATGGCCAACAACAGTTTTTATGCAAACGCAATCCAACCGTGCTCGCCCTGTTGAGCCGCCGTTTCATCCCCAAGCGGGTCAAGCCGAGCTTCCTGCATCGCTACGACCGCTTGTACACAATGCGCGATCAGGACTACGACCAAGTGTTCGCTTCGTCCTATCTCAGTGGATGCTGTTTGTGGATGCGCGGCTGGGCAGTGCAAGCAGTCCAGGGCTTTGATCCCCGCTTTTTTCTGTACTTCGAGGATGCGGACATCACGCGACGACTGGCTGAGATCGGCCCCACTGTGAATTTTCCCTGGTGCACGGTGACGCATCACTGGGGGAGAGGGAGCTACCGCAACTGGAAACTCACCTTGGTCAATCTGCACAGCGCTTGGCTCTACTTCTGCAAATGGGGGCTGAAGCTGTGGTGA
- a CDS encoding HlyD family efflux transporter periplasmic adaptor subunit yields the protein MARSKSRSALAKTRNSAADAEQREALRLETRPSPVLPAVLAGSLSLLVLASIGFAATVKVNQVVNVPGKLVTRRSTQDLTTPEQGVVKEVLVRNGQLVEKGQALVVLDPRVQRSNVNELQLQVQAESSRLASAEARLRERIAGLERQEVIDQRILAPLQRLATQGATSQLQMIEKERQLETTRRELAEARQEQQTLAFESERTQAQLRASLVASQSALDLVTLRAPVKGTVIDLEAQTGKVVMNDVSLLKLVPSDELLAQTFAKDSDIGFIRSGQTAEIALTSYDKSVYGTLPATVSLVSQDALAPELPYDYPHFAVTLDLSEQTLSANGKAFELQPGMALSAQIQLQKLTPLQLFFSRLTRSTDAVRSMR from the coding sequence ATGGCTCGCTCCAAATCCAGGTCTGCCCTTGCCAAAACCCGCAACAGCGCAGCTGATGCTGAGCAACGTGAAGCTCTCAGACTCGAGACCCGCCCCTCCCCCGTCTTGCCAGCTGTCCTGGCTGGAAGCCTCTCCTTACTGGTGTTGGCGAGCATCGGGTTTGCCGCCACCGTGAAGGTCAATCAAGTGGTGAACGTTCCTGGAAAATTAGTGACCAGGCGCAGCACTCAAGATCTCACCACCCCCGAACAAGGGGTGGTCAAAGAGGTGTTGGTACGCAATGGCCAACTGGTCGAAAAGGGGCAGGCATTGGTGGTGCTGGATCCCCGTGTGCAACGCAGCAATGTCAACGAGTTGCAGCTTCAGGTGCAAGCGGAATCGTCGCGCTTGGCCTCAGCCGAGGCGCGGCTGCGTGAACGGATCGCAGGCCTGGAACGCCAAGAGGTGATTGATCAACGCATCCTGGCCCCGCTTCAGCGCCTAGCCACACAGGGCGCCACATCGCAGCTGCAGATGATTGAAAAAGAACGACAACTTGAGACCACACGACGCGAGCTTGCTGAAGCTCGGCAAGAGCAACAAACCCTGGCCTTCGAATCCGAGCGAACCCAGGCTCAATTGCGGGCCTCGCTTGTGGCATCGCAAAGCGCTTTGGATCTGGTCACCCTGCGCGCTCCCGTGAAGGGCACCGTGATCGACCTTGAAGCGCAGACCGGCAAGGTGGTGATGAACGATGTGTCGTTGCTCAAGCTGGTGCCTAGCGATGAGCTGCTGGCCCAAACCTTCGCAAAGGATTCTGATATTGGCTTCATTCGTTCGGGCCAAACCGCAGAGATTGCCCTCACCAGCTACGACAAAAGTGTGTATGGCACCCTGCCAGCCACCGTGTCCTTAGTCAGCCAAGACGCCCTTGCCCCCGAGCTCCCCTACGACTACCCCCACTTCGCCGTCACCCTCGATCTCAGCGAACAAACGCTGAGCGCCAACGGCAAAGCCTTCGAACTCCAACCGGGTATGGCCCTCAGCGCCCAAATCCAACTGCAAAAACTCACGCCATTGCAACTGTTTTTCAGCCGCCTGACCCGCAGCACCGATGCCGTTCGCAGCATGCGCTGA
- a CDS encoding peptidase domain-containing ABC transporter — protein sequence MSNNEAPLPIPMQGWLAAQRSKLQWLRYRTGQPLLQADRLPHQVMFIAEGAVRLIANDPASGPFTLARLGSGDALGWCGLVRGRPCEAAIAMEPTLVAALPAQQFLELLPQEKALQQGCIEADRSEFAELLLGWLSRQPQRYDDIPGLIAELWRPGALQLRSGEQLQRSCSLDDSWLWLPSAPMPLESPVGTAIDHWTPTSEAKQLPMGARLLAIQRSALEEALAARRTRQQTAAESGRAPTDLWEQATEAEELPEPIDPSDLGLSSGRRRLPPLRERGDGPLPTALICLKRLASRFGFPFPRDTVEQVLLDCEQRLGGISLLHLGQILESLGLEVRPLTAPASQVHRLEPPALVKLEDRFLLVEDAGSKGLVVVDPSRGLIQLSVAELSELSPDGIRLVLVRPAESADNDIQASRFDLTWFWNVMKPYRTQMSLVFIAGFTGKVLEIGFTLAILQIVDVVISTRDLGLLWPIGAFMGLIIVIKAVLALLQNNLIVDLSDRIDTNLGSQVVGHLFRLPMKFFDQRTVGDLSSRFNDLRRVRAFLTGTVINTALDLVFIPLVAIVLFAIQPILALVVLSKIPLMFFATWFSRKPIKRKITRRNRAWSRAQGFLVECLSAIRTVKTQNFATQARWQWLQRYRTFSSEDFQLERLKVLARELNFLIPKGTRLALLMVGAALAIQGGTTVGAIFVFMILGGQLGSSMLQLSSVSDQYQDARAAMDSLADVLGSKPEDSLASSYMLPLPAIAGRIDIDNVSFSYGLTSGRQLDHFSVSLSAGDVVGLVGSSGSGKSTLVQLLDGLYQAEEGRIFIDGTDISKVQIGSLRRQVGFVPQESILFDGTVMDNLRLNMPDAPYEAVIDAARVACAHDFIMALPDGYNTRVGERGGGLSGGQKQRIAIARMVLQNPRLIVLDEATAALDPTTETLVLARLRERFEGRTLLIVTHRIAALRHADRILLLDQGVLLEDGNWNELIALRGSFATLAEQQHAAAA from the coding sequence ATGAGCAACAACGAAGCCCCGTTACCGATCCCGATGCAGGGCTGGCTTGCTGCGCAGCGATCCAAACTGCAATGGTTGCGTTACCGAACAGGGCAACCCCTGCTGCAGGCCGACCGCCTCCCCCACCAGGTGATGTTCATTGCCGAGGGAGCCGTGCGTTTGATCGCGAATGATCCGGCTTCCGGACCCTTCACTCTTGCGCGTCTTGGCAGTGGGGATGCCCTTGGCTGGTGCGGCTTGGTGAGAGGACGGCCCTGCGAGGCGGCCATTGCCATGGAACCCACCCTGGTGGCCGCCCTTCCGGCTCAACAATTTTTAGAGCTGCTTCCCCAAGAAAAAGCACTCCAGCAGGGATGCATCGAAGCGGATCGCAGTGAATTCGCCGAGCTGCTGCTGGGCTGGCTGAGCCGCCAACCACAACGCTACGACGATATTCCCGGACTGATCGCGGAACTCTGGCGCCCAGGCGCGCTGCAATTGCGCAGTGGAGAGCAACTGCAACGTTCCTGTTCCCTAGATGACAGCTGGCTTTGGTTACCGAGCGCTCCCATGCCCTTGGAGAGCCCAGTCGGCACGGCGATTGACCATTGGACGCCGACTTCAGAGGCGAAGCAACTCCCCATGGGAGCACGCTTGCTCGCCATTCAGCGCAGTGCCCTGGAAGAGGCCCTGGCAGCGCGACGCACGCGACAACAAACCGCCGCTGAATCCGGTCGTGCTCCCACAGATCTCTGGGAACAAGCCACTGAAGCGGAAGAACTTCCCGAACCGATCGATCCCAGCGACCTTGGCTTGAGTAGCGGCAGACGACGCCTCCCACCCCTACGAGAGCGAGGCGATGGCCCTCTTCCCACTGCGCTGATTTGTCTGAAGCGACTGGCCAGTCGCTTCGGCTTTCCCTTCCCCCGCGACACGGTGGAGCAGGTGTTGCTCGACTGCGAGCAACGCCTTGGAGGCATTTCGCTCCTGCATCTGGGGCAGATCTTGGAAAGCCTTGGCTTGGAGGTAAGGCCTCTCACCGCTCCAGCAAGCCAGGTACATCGGCTGGAACCGCCGGCACTGGTGAAACTCGAGGATCGTTTCCTGCTTGTGGAAGACGCTGGCTCCAAAGGCTTGGTGGTGGTCGACCCCAGTCGGGGTTTGATCCAACTCAGCGTTGCCGAGCTCAGCGAGCTCAGCCCGGACGGAATCCGTTTGGTGCTGGTGCGCCCAGCCGAATCTGCAGACAACGACATCCAGGCCAGCCGCTTTGACCTGACCTGGTTCTGGAATGTGATGAAGCCCTATCGCACCCAGATGAGTCTGGTGTTCATCGCCGGATTCACCGGAAAAGTCCTGGAGATCGGCTTCACCTTGGCGATTTTGCAGATCGTGGACGTGGTGATCAGCACCCGTGATCTCGGTCTGCTGTGGCCGATCGGAGCCTTCATGGGCCTGATCATCGTGATCAAAGCGGTCCTGGCTCTGCTGCAAAACAATCTGATCGTGGATCTCTCCGATCGCATTGACACCAACCTTGGCAGCCAGGTCGTAGGCCATCTGTTCCGGCTGCCGATGAAATTTTTCGATCAGCGCACCGTCGGCGATCTATCCAGCCGCTTCAATGATTTGCGCCGCGTGCGCGCTTTTCTCACCGGCACCGTGATCAACACCGCCCTTGATCTGGTGTTCATCCCACTGGTCGCGATCGTGCTGTTCGCGATTCAACCGATCTTGGCTCTGGTGGTGCTCAGCAAAATCCCGCTGATGTTCTTCGCCACCTGGTTCAGCCGTAAACCGATTAAACGAAAAATCACGCGCCGGAATCGAGCCTGGTCCCGTGCTCAAGGATTTCTGGTGGAGTGCCTGAGTGCAATCCGCACCGTAAAAACACAAAATTTCGCTACCCAGGCTCGCTGGCAATGGCTCCAGCGCTATCGAACATTCTCTAGCGAGGATTTCCAACTCGAACGCCTGAAAGTATTGGCGCGAGAGCTGAATTTCTTAATCCCAAAAGGCACAAGACTAGCGTTGCTGATGGTGGGCGCCGCGCTTGCAATCCAAGGAGGCACAACCGTTGGGGCAATCTTTGTGTTCATGATCCTCGGCGGCCAGCTGGGTAGTTCGATGCTCCAGTTGTCGTCTGTGTCCGATCAATATCAAGACGCAAGGGCCGCCATGGATTCGTTGGCCGACGTTCTCGGAAGCAAACCCGAAGATTCTCTGGCGTCGAGTTACATGCTTCCGTTGCCTGCGATTGCCGGCCGCATCGACATCGACAACGTGTCGTTCTCCTACGGCCTCACCAGTGGCCGCCAACTCGACCACTTTTCTGTTTCCCTGTCAGCAGGTGATGTTGTGGGCCTCGTTGGCAGCAGTGGAAGTGGCAAAAGCACGCTGGTTCAGCTGCTCGATGGGCTTTATCAGGCAGAGGAAGGGCGAATCTTCATCGACGGCACGGACATCAGCAAAGTGCAGATCGGCAGCTTGAGACGCCAGGTGGGGTTTGTGCCTCAGGAGTCAATCCTGTTCGATGGCACGGTGATGGACAATCTGCGCCTCAACATGCCAGACGCCCCCTACGAAGCCGTGATCGATGCAGCCAGGGTGGCTTGCGCCCATGACTTCATCATGGCCCTGCCGGATGGCTACAACACACGCGTCGGAGAGCGTGGTGGTGGCTTGTCAGGCGGACAAAAACAACGCATCGCCATCGCCCGCATGGTGCTCCAAAACCCACGCCTGATCGTTCTCGACGAAGCCACCGCGGCCCTGGATCCCACCACAGAAACATTAGTACTTGCTCGACTGCGTGAGCGATTTGAAGGCCGCACCCTATTGATCGTGACCCATCGCATCGCGGCCCTGCGCCACGCCGATCGGATCCTGCTCCTCGATCAAGGGGTCTTACTCGAAGACGGCAACTGGAATGAGCTCATAGCTCTTCGTGGCTCTTTTGCCACCCTCGCAGAACAACAACACGCCGCGGCGGCCTAA
- a CDS encoding M48 family metallopeptidase has product MQAPPLMQAKLDAIWAEVQKALHDSAWDEAEGLLRRFIQLFPDSPVEVWDVLAYALLMQGDYSACLMILKPWSCHPSRSYWLNHKLGDAFRGLNQLEEAAAAYQLSLADGSNSPMTIRNLLQVLDALLPQRAVAQLAEWQAKGTLKSFVLDGAREAAVLLPSLQLSEALFASGHADAPCRRRLLEAACYSFDLRACSGLLEASRGSAEGLTDWELKLQKMLGIFNH; this is encoded by the coding sequence ATGCAGGCGCCCCCCTTGATGCAAGCCAAGCTTGACGCAATTTGGGCAGAAGTTCAGAAGGCGTTGCACGACTCTGCCTGGGATGAGGCGGAAGGCTTGTTACGGCGTTTTATCCAACTCTTCCCTGACTCGCCTGTGGAGGTTTGGGACGTTTTGGCCTACGCCTTGCTGATGCAAGGGGATTACTCGGCTTGTCTGATGATTTTGAAGCCTTGGAGCTGTCATCCGAGCCGCAGTTATTGGCTGAACCACAAGCTCGGAGATGCCTTCCGTGGTTTGAATCAGCTGGAAGAAGCGGCAGCTGCTTACCAGTTGAGCTTGGCAGATGGGTCCAATAGCCCCATGACGATTCGCAATCTGTTGCAAGTTCTGGATGCTCTTTTGCCGCAAAGAGCAGTTGCTCAGCTTGCTGAATGGCAAGCCAAGGGCACTTTGAAGTCATTCGTCCTTGACGGTGCTCGAGAAGCCGCAGTCCTGCTACCGAGCTTGCAATTGTCGGAGGCTTTGTTTGCCTCAGGACACGCCGATGCTCCCTGCCGCCGGCGACTCTTGGAGGCGGCTTGTTACTCCTTTGATTTGCGAGCTTGCTCAGGGCTGTTGGAGGCGTCGCGTGGTTCTGCTGAAGGCCTCACGGATTGGGAGTTGAAATTGCAAAAAATGCTTGGGATCTTCAATCACTGA
- a CDS encoding glycosyltransferase family 4 protein, with protein sequence MRIRFYGHLRAGFGLSGGARATARTLEAVGCQLSYIDLALTSHAAIQNLPSSSWDSRTTDALPLVDLVHTNPNILASNPELLAQFSLSAPLRIGYWAWELEQFPSGWEAFFEGYDEIWCPSSFTAQALAQRSPVPVIALPHLPNWSHLEQRAAQRLAQNRNPQERPFTFLTLFDFWSTTERKNPEAVIQAFQRAFPPNKSGAPPVQLLVKASSAEQFPEQAQALQALGKGDPRIRWITNLLSQADLDRLYDQADALVSLHRAEGFGLTLADAMAIGLPVIATGYSGNLDFMPPGSAALIPWQPTTIQRTCGDYVAGATWAEPDGNAAASAMQWLANDRAAANELGKQGQRAVQERLSSARLQGIVRQRLGRLLIDSLSD encoded by the coding sequence GTGCGTATTCGTTTTTACGGCCACCTCCGCGCTGGCTTTGGTCTCTCCGGGGGTGCTCGAGCCACGGCAAGAACGCTTGAAGCCGTGGGCTGCCAATTGAGCTACATCGATCTAGCGCTCACCAGCCATGCCGCGATTCAGAACCTGCCATCCAGCAGCTGGGATTCACGCACCACCGATGCCCTGCCTTTAGTGGATCTCGTGCACACCAATCCCAATATCTTGGCGAGCAACCCAGAATTGCTTGCCCAATTCAGCCTCAGCGCACCGCTACGCATTGGCTATTGGGCCTGGGAGCTGGAACAGTTTCCATCCGGATGGGAGGCCTTTTTCGAGGGATATGACGAAATCTGGTGCCCTAGCAGCTTCACGGCACAAGCACTCGCTCAACGCTCCCCCGTCCCTGTGATCGCTCTGCCCCACCTACCCAACTGGAGCCATCTTGAGCAGCGGGCCGCACAACGGCTTGCACAAAACCGAAACCCACAAGAACGGCCATTCACGTTTCTCACCCTGTTTGATTTTTGGAGCACCACCGAGCGCAAAAACCCTGAAGCCGTGATCCAGGCCTTTCAGCGCGCCTTTCCCCCCAACAAAAGCGGAGCCCCCCCCGTACAGCTACTGGTCAAAGCCAGCAGTGCTGAACAGTTTCCTGAACAGGCCCAGGCTCTTCAAGCACTAGGCAAGGGTGATCCACGCATCCGCTGGATCACCAATCTCCTCTCCCAAGCTGATTTGGATCGGCTCTATGACCAAGCCGATGCTCTGGTGAGCCTGCATCGTGCCGAAGGATTTGGGCTCACCCTCGCCGATGCCATGGCCATAGGTCTCCCGGTGATTGCCACGGGGTATTCCGGCAACCTCGACTTCATGCCTCCCGGAAGTGCCGCCTTGATTCCCTGGCAACCCACCACCATTCAACGCACCTGCGGCGACTACGTCGCTGGCGCAACCTGGGCAGAACCAGACGGCAACGCAGCAGCCAGCGCCATGCAATGGCTTGCAAACGACAGGGCGGCAGCTAACGAGCTCGGCAAACAGGGGCAGAGGGCTGTTCAGGAGCGACTCAGTTCTGCTCGCCTCCAAGGGATTGTGCGCCAGCGGCTTGGCCGTTTGCTGATCGATTCTCTCAGTGATTGA
- a CDS encoding ABC transporter permease, with protein MSLFSTYRPLLPALAYGAWLRIRAQFARTLLGSSWIGISTLLTMAVLGTIYGTLTNVADWSAYWVYVALGLVSWNTLATAISASCTLLERSRERLLNQPLPLGVVVIEEWLTSSFSLLIALTAVLVVMGLLEPTLWGHFLQGGWLGLINLLLGCLWLSLLIAPIAVGLADLNQLVPVLLQIGFLASPILFYRQSLGGLGWVSDINPLYAWVRLARDPFLGHPHWGLQGLVLIGQLLLVLGLLSQLESKRMRIIRWL; from the coding sequence ATGTCACTGTTTTCCACGTACCGCCCACTTTTACCCGCCCTTGCCTACGGCGCCTGGCTACGAATCCGCGCCCAATTTGCCCGAACCCTGCTTGGAAGCAGCTGGATTGGGATTTCCACCCTGCTCACCATGGCCGTTCTCGGCACGATTTACGGCACCCTTACCAACGTGGCCGACTGGAGCGCCTACTGGGTGTACGTCGCCCTGGGCCTGGTGAGTTGGAACACCCTGGCTACAGCGATCAGCGCCAGTTGCACCTTGCTGGAACGCTCCCGTGAGCGACTGCTCAACCAACCTTTACCACTCGGAGTTGTGGTGATCGAAGAGTGGCTCACCTCCAGCTTTTCTCTCCTTATTGCTCTTACGGCCGTTCTGGTGGTGATGGGCCTGCTGGAGCCCACTCTCTGGGGCCATTTCCTTCAGGGGGGCTGGTTGGGACTGATCAATCTTTTGCTCGGCTGCCTCTGGCTCAGCCTGCTGATTGCTCCGATCGCCGTGGGCCTTGCTGATCTCAACCAGTTGGTGCCCGTTCTGCTCCAAATTGGATTTTTAGCGTCACCGATTTTGTTCTACCGCCAAAGTCTCGGCGGCTTGGGCTGGGTGAGTGATATCAATCCTTTGTATGCCTGGGTTCGGCTCGCCCGAGATCCCTTCTTGGGACATCCCCACTGGGGACTTCAAGGATTGGTTTTAATCGGACAACTTCTACTCGTGCTTGGGTTACTTTCTCAGCTCGAAAGCAAACGGATGAGAATCATTCGCTGGCTTTAG
- a CDS encoding ATP-binding cassette domain-containing protein, with product MTPASPSKHAPLWVLGMHRSGTSFCVRALHQHGIQLPPNLLPPAADNPEGFQESADLIALNDAILAAQGSLWDGSWPLQNNALTESRSHQQQQGLQRETKRLLQSWCSPAAHQLIALKDPRLCRTMPQISAALTPAWFRCGIAIVRNPAAVVGSIGYRDDMPPLKALALWLRHNLDIIELRQRLPMVSAWPLIRFEQLLEQPERTLQPALNLWREAGLELSLTPKEILQQRESPKPPKTLTDVPQQWLDLAQAFYQSMHQADEIGSVSETALEPVRELLDGSPQLSQRLLALEANRRDQLGQLLAQERRNTKKPQLLGEEDLKALEIKQNDDEPAYVRLKQVCIDLRGREQRRSLKRLLTQQGRSGLRPLALDHLDLSIGHGERIGLLGHNGSGKTTLLRLLGDIYRPSSGKLQRDGPAMAPVIDQSLGFSQELTGLQLARYTHRLHAANLQSWPSYLEQLETFTELGEALSTPIKTWSLGMRTRLSFALITFRKVQGLALDEGLAAGDQWFQNKARKHLDQFIDAAGTLVLASHSEDLLRRYCTRGVILERGRLRYDGSLYRALQLYRGQLN from the coding sequence TTGACACCTGCCTCACCCTCAAAACATGCCCCTTTGTGGGTGCTAGGCATGCATAGAAGTGGCACATCATTCTGCGTTCGTGCTCTCCATCAACACGGAATCCAGCTCCCTCCAAACCTTCTGCCACCAGCTGCAGATAATCCAGAAGGATTTCAGGAGTCTGCGGACCTGATTGCTCTCAATGACGCCATCCTTGCGGCTCAAGGTTCCCTGTGGGATGGCTCTTGGCCCCTACAAAATAATGCCCTGACCGAGTCCAGATCCCATCAACAGCAGCAAGGTCTGCAGCGAGAAACCAAGCGCCTCTTACAAAGCTGGTGTTCGCCTGCCGCGCATCAGCTCATCGCTCTGAAGGATCCCAGGCTGTGTCGAACCATGCCACAGATCTCAGCCGCATTGACCCCGGCATGGTTCCGATGTGGGATTGCCATCGTGAGAAACCCTGCGGCTGTTGTGGGTTCGATTGGCTATCGCGATGACATGCCCCCCCTCAAAGCACTCGCGCTTTGGTTGCGGCACAACTTAGACATCATTGAGTTAAGGCAACGGCTGCCCATGGTCAGCGCGTGGCCTTTGATTCGATTTGAACAGCTGCTCGAACAGCCAGAGCGCACCCTTCAACCGGCCCTCAATCTCTGGCGCGAAGCAGGGCTAGAGCTCAGCCTGACGCCAAAAGAGATTCTTCAACAACGTGAATCTCCCAAACCACCTAAGACACTCACGGATGTCCCTCAGCAATGGTTGGATCTCGCTCAAGCGTTCTACCAATCCATGCATCAGGCGGATGAGATTGGATCCGTTTCAGAAACAGCATTAGAGCCTGTGCGTGAGCTATTGGATGGTTCACCCCAGCTCAGCCAACGTTTACTTGCCTTAGAGGCCAACCGTAGAGACCAGTTAGGTCAGCTGCTCGCTCAAGAACGCAGAAACACAAAAAAACCTCAACTGCTCGGAGAAGAGGATCTCAAGGCCCTCGAGATCAAGCAAAACGATGACGAACCTGCTTACGTGCGCCTCAAACAAGTTTGCATCGATCTGCGGGGGCGAGAGCAACGCCGCTCGCTCAAACGGTTGTTGACCCAACAAGGGCGTAGTGGGCTACGTCCCTTAGCACTTGACCACCTTGATCTCAGCATCGGCCATGGCGAACGCATCGGTCTACTCGGCCACAACGGCAGTGGCAAAACCACACTGCTCCGCCTGCTTGGAGACATCTATCGGCCATCGAGCGGGAAACTCCAACGGGATGGTCCAGCGATGGCCCCGGTCATCGATCAATCACTCGGCTTCTCCCAGGAACTCACGGGATTGCAACTGGCCCGATACACCCATCGCCTCCACGCAGCCAACCTCCAAAGCTGGCCTTCCTATCTCGAACAGCTTGAGACCTTCACCGAACTTGGAGAGGCTCTGAGCACACCGATCAAAACCTGGTCTCTGGGCATGCGGACCCGTCTCTCCTTCGCTTTGATCACCTTCCGAAAGGTGCAAGGACTGGCCCTCGATGAAGGGCTAGCCGCCGGCGACCAATGGTTTCAAAACAAAGCACGTAAACATCTGGATCAATTCATTGATGCTGCAGGAACCCTGGTGCTTGCCTCCCACTCAGAAGACTTATTGCGTCGCTACTGCACCCGTGGTGTGATTCTGGAGCGGGGCCGTCTTCGCTACGACGGAAGCCTGTATCGCGCCCTGCAGCTCTACCGCGGACAGCTGAATTGA
- a CDS encoding calcium-binding protein — MTPVSTETAAVAPTGSTTSVSSGESVVVSEATTGPAVIEAPETGIIEVASAAEGADVVINGSGTAAVAIGTTVDAEGNPLSGSGTSYQIADGYQGSAVVNLDGAITDGADVDTSTAAIGGGTIASNLPGGDSNAFATAANLDFYVNTGAANDQVQGSQGNDFIRLGAGNDQFNAGAGDDIVRVGIGNDSGTLGAGNDIVYLTVDQLQGNNVNTITDFDVNGDDKIQIDADLEDLVDIEGVGTNAITITLSGAQTGTTAVISEGESIEGDDIEFV, encoded by the coding sequence GTGACCCCTGTTTCGACTGAAACTGCTGCAGTCGCTCCAACAGGCTCAACTACTTCGGTCTCCTCCGGCGAATCGGTTGTGGTTTCTGAGGCAACAACTGGTCCTGCTGTTATTGAAGCTCCCGAGACCGGAATTATTGAAGTTGCTTCAGCTGCTGAAGGAGCTGACGTTGTCATCAACGGAAGCGGAACAGCAGCGGTAGCAATTGGCACTACTGTTGATGCTGAAGGAAACCCTCTTTCTGGTTCAGGAACGTCGTACCAGATTGCTGATGGATATCAAGGAAGTGCTGTCGTCAACTTGGACGGTGCCATCACAGATGGTGCCGACGTTGACACCTCCACTGCAGCTATTGGAGGCGGCACGATTGCTTCCAACCTTCCTGGCGGCGATAGCAACGCCTTCGCAACAGCGGCCAACCTTGATTTTTACGTCAATACTGGTGCAGCCAACGATCAAGTCCAGGGTAGTCAGGGCAACGACTTCATCCGCTTGGGAGCTGGAAATGACCAGTTCAACGCTGGAGCTGGTGACGACATCGTTCGCGTAGGTATCGGCAATGATTCTGGAACGCTGGGTGCTGGCAATGACATTGTTTATTTAACTGTCGACCAACTTCAAGGCAACAATGTCAATACCATTACTGACTTTGACGTCAATGGCGACGACAAGATTCAGATTGATGCTGATCTCGAAGATCTTGTTGACATCGAAGGTGTTGGCACCAACGCTATTACAATTACCCTTTCTGGTGCTCAAACAGGCACAACAGCAGTTATTTCCGAAGGCGAGTCCATCGAGGGAGACGACATCGAGTTCGTTTGA